The genomic stretch GACCGTTCGGGAAATACTGGATGTTTGTTTAAAAGGAACTAGATTGGGATATAAAATCGTGGATCAGACGATTGTGATCCGTAATTTGAGTGAAATGGAGCAAAAAAATGGAGAGATAAAACAAAGAACGATCACGGGGAAAGTGACAGATAAAAGCGGGGCTCCTCTTCCGGGTGTAACAGTGATGATCAAAGGATTATCGGTAGGGACGGCTACAGACGTGACTGGCAGTTATAAGTTGGCTATTCCCCAAGAAGAGAAAGATTTTATCCTTCAATTTTCTTTTGTCGGAATGAAGACACAAGAGGTGAAATACGTGGGTAAAGATACGATTAATGTGGTGTTGGAAGAAGAGGTGAATACGATGGATGAGGTTGTTATTACCGGGTATCAACGTATTGATAAACGTAAAAATGCCAGTTCCGTGATCAGCGTGAAAGGGTCAGAGTTACAGGAAGGTGCTGCTATTTCGATTGATAATATGTTACAGGGAAAATTGGCTGGAGTGAATATTATCAACCCGACTTCAACACCCGGAGCAGCCCCGAAAGTGCGTATCCGGGGAGCCTCTTCTATTTCTGGAAATCGGGAACCGGTTTGGGTGGTGGATGGAATTATTTTGGAAGATCCGGTGCCAATTTCGGCTGAAGAGTTGAATAGTTTGGATAACGTGAATTTGATAGGCAACGCAATCGCTAGCATTAATCCGGAAGATATTGATCGTATTGATGTTTTGAAAGATGCGTCAGCCACTGCTATATATGGAGTGAAAGCAGCTAATGGTGTGATTGTGATCACGACAAAAAAGGGTAAATATGGGAAACCGTCAGTTCATTATTCTGGTAATGTAGGAATTAGTTTGAGGCCGAGTTATAATAATCTGAACCGGATGAATTCCAAGGAGAGAATTGATGTGTCTAAGGAGATTGAGGAGAGGGGATTGACGTTTGGAATAAAACCTTCTAATATCGGTTATGAAGGAGCTTTATATGATTTGTATGCTAAACGGATTACTCAGGAACAATTTGTGGATCGGGTGTATGATCTTGAAAAAGTAAATACGGATTGGTATGATGAACTTTTCAGAACGGACGTGTCTCATAAGCATTCATTATCAATTTCAGGAGGTTCGGAGTTTGTGAATTATTATTTTTCTGCTGGATATGCAAATACAAATGCCGTGGTGAAGGGGTCTGATGTGGAGAGTTGTAATGCTCTTTTGAAGTTGAATTTAGAATTGAGTAAAAAATTAAATGTCGGATTATCTTTAAGGGCTTACGCAGCAACAAAGAAATATTTGCATGGTTCTATCGATCCATACGGATATGCTTATAATACTTCTCGTGCAATTCCTGCTTATAATGAGGATGGATCTTATTTGTTTTATAATAAAACAGAGGGGTACGAAACCATTTTGAATTATAATATCCTTAATGAACGAGATAATACTGGCCGGAAGATAAAAAACCAGACTATTGATTTCATGGTAGATGTAAATTATAAAATACTATCAGGATTGACATTCTCCGGGGTGTTTTCTTTATCAAAAGCTAATACAAAGGATTCTGAATGGGCAAATGAGAAATCGTATTATATCACAGATTTGCGGGGTGTAAATTATGGTGATGAATTGCCGACAGATCGTAATTTCGTTGAGACGGGGTGCCGTTTACCTTATGGTGGGGAATTAAAAAATGATAATACATTGTCGTCTACATATACGGTGAGGGCTGGATTTAATTATTTCAAAAGATTGCATGAAACGCATGAAATAGACGTGAATGTGGGATCAGAAGCTCGTTCTGTAAAATATGATGGAATATCTACTGTGCAACGTGGATATTTGCCGGATAGAGGTAAGAAATTTGTTGCTATTAATGCAGCTGAATGGCCTTTGTATAACGAATGGCTGATGGCTAATCCGGATGTGGTGGTGGATCGTCTGACTAATGTGGTTTCTTTCTATGGAACTTTCACGTATACTTACGATGATCGTTACACGGCTAATTTTAATATTCGTACTGATGGATCGAATAAATTCGGACAGGATAAGAGTACAAAATTCTTGCCAGTATGGTCTGCTGCTGTTCGTTGGAATATTCATAACGAGATGTTCTTTAGTAATATCCAATGGATGAATTTATTGGCGTTGAAAGGATCATACGGGGTACAAGGTAATGTTCATTCAGATCAGACTCCGAATCTGATTGTGTCAATGAGCGGAATGGATGATGTTTCCAAAGAGTATATATCATCTTTGAATAAACTTCAGAATCCATATCTGAAATGGGAAAAGACAAAATCTTATAATTTAGCTTTGGAGTTTGCATTTTTGAATAATAGAATTAGCGGTTGTGCTGAGTATTATTTGAAAAAGGGTGAAGATCAAATTATAACTAAGCGAGTTTCAACAGTTTCCGGTAAGAGAGATGTTTCAATTAATGGAGGTGATGTGGAAAATAAGGGTTGGGAATTTACGTTAAATGGAACTCCTATAAAAACAAAGAATTTTACATGGGGACTCTCTTTGAATATGTATCAGAATTATAATAAAGTGACCAGTAAGAATCAGACGCAAACTTATGATTATAAGGATTATTTGCAAGGGAATCTGATCATGGAGTCTAAACCTTTGGATGGTTTTTATTCCTATAAGTTTGATGGTTTGGATGAAGAGGGGTTGCCGAAATTTAAAGATATAGACGAGCCGGATGGTATCTCAAAAGAGGAAATGTTTGCTAAAGCATTTGCGTATTCCGGGAAACGGGTGGCTGATTTTAACGGAGGATTTTCGACTTATTTCAGTTTTAAAGGTTTTACGCTGAATGCGTTGTTTGCTTTCTCTGTGGGTAAAAAAGTTCGGTTGAATAATTTATATGAATCTACGGGGCAGATGTTGCCTTTGCCTCAGCAAAATATGTCAGATGAATTTGTAAATCGTTGGAGAAAAGGGGTAAATGAGAATACGAATATTCCAGCGTTGTCAGATTTGAGTTTAGCTTATTCTGATATGGACCGTAAATATACAATATCCAGTAATAAGTGGGAGATGTATAATAATGCAGATTTACGGGTTGTGTCGGGTGATTTTTTACGAATGAGGAATATTTCGCTGAGTTATAATTTACCGGAACATCTTTATAAACGCATCGGAGTGTCCGGAGTTAGTTTACGTTTAGAGGCTGGAAATCTTTGGTTGTGGGCCAATAAGAAATTAAGAGGACAGGATCCGGAGCAGATGACCTTGGGATCAGGTACCGTGCCCCCGACGAAGAGTTTTACTTTTGGATTAAATATTTCACTTTAAAACGAAATAGCCATGAAGAAATTGATATATATAATAATTGTGGTATTTTTCTCTTCGTGTGAAAATTTTCTAGAAGAGAGTTCTCAGGATTTGATTATTCCTAAAACGGTAAAGGATTATAGTGAATTCTTGTTTGGGGAAGGGTATATTAGAGATAATACTTCGATTCATACGTATTTGGATATTATGACGGATGATGTTGAAGAAAAAGCGAATACCTGGCCTATTATGCAGTCAGATATTCGGGGAGATGGGTATGGTTATTTTTGTTGGCAACCGAATCCGGAGTATCGTTTTACCGGAGCATTGAATGCGGATAATGCTTGGGAAACGTATTATAGTAAGATTCTTATTGCTAATAATGTTATTGATTTGTTGGATGATGCGGAAGGAACTCAGAGCGATAAAGATGATTTACTAGGGGAAGCTTATTTTTTGCGTGCATATTGTTATTTTATACTAGTAAACTTGTACGGTGAACCTTACGAGAAAGAAACGGCTGATAAAGCTTTAGGTATTCCCTTTAATTATGAGCATAGTGTGAGGGAACGGACATATCAACGGGAAACATTGGCACGTTCTTACGAATTGATAGAGAAAGACCTGAAAAAGTCTATTCAACTTCTTGAATCCACGGATTATACGAAAACGGTTTTTCGGATATCCAAAGGTGCTGCTTATTTGTTAGCCTCCAGATTTTATCTATACAAAAAAGACTATGAACAAGTTATTTTTTATGCGGATAAGGTTTTAGCTGTAAATTCAGCTTTATATGATATTCGGACGTTAACGGAAGAAGATTATGTATTTACAAAAGAAAATCCTGAGATCATTTGGACATACGGTGATTATGAAGTGAATTATCTTAGTGCTGCGTATCGTGGGTGTTTCCCTGTTGCCATGGCGTTTTATAATTCGTTTCATGCAAATGACGTCCGAAAACGGACTTACGTGAAAGATGATTGGGGGGATTTGATTGTTGGGAAAGGTGCTGCAAATACAGGAGTATATGGCTTCGCTTTTCGTACGGCAGAGGCTTATCTGAATCGAGCTGAGGCTAATGCGGAGTTGGGACATACGGATTTAGCTTTAGATGATATTGAACATCTTCGAAAATATCGTTTTGAAGTAGAGGTTCCAATAACAGTTTCTACGAAAACAGATGTTATTCAATTGGTTCGGCAGGAACGTCGTTTTGAGTTGTGTTTCGAGCAACATCGTTGGTTTGACCTTCGGCGTTGGGATCGTCCAAGAATAGAGCACATTTACACGACAGACATGAATAGTTCTCAAAAAGTGAAATTTGTACTTGAAGAGAATGATAAAGCGTACACTTTGCCTTTGCCTGTGGAGGTAAAAGAGTTTGACTATAATCTGGAGAATATCAATCGTCCGGAGAGAAAAGGTGTTATTGTACAATAATTAAAAGATGAATAGGATGAGAACATATAAATTACTATCGTTAATCCTTGTTTTGGGTATAGGATTTTCAGCCTGTTATGATGAGGATGCCATTCATACGACGAAGGGAGATATTCCTTATGAACTGAAGGAAGGAGGAGATGAGGTTGATCAATATATTTATAAATTTTATCAAGAAAACGGATCCATCATTATGGTTGATTACGATACGATTGATTACCAATGGAACATGAGTGGACTGGCAAAAAATGTTTACCTGACAAAACAGGAAGACCGTGTCGTTTTGATGAAAGGGTTTTCTATGTTGGAAAAAACATTTTTGAATATTTATGATACTGACTTTAAAAAGAAATATTTCCCATTGAAATTGTTGATCGGAGAGCAAGTAGGGCGGATGAATTGGGGCGTATTGGAGGATAATGCAGCTTTGGCGGGGCTTAGTTATTTGGCTTTAGGAAAAATACGAGAAGGGGTAGAGAATTTGTCAGAAGAAGAGTTGAGAAGTATTCGAGAGTCAACTAACGGGGTGTTTTGGCAAGAGTATCTATTACAAAATGGTATTATTCAGGTGCCGGAGAGTTTTTATGAAGTGAGTAAGGGGTATTATCAAGCGTTTTTAGAATATTTGCCGGAAAATGAGGGAGTGACTGATGTGGATGTAAGAGATTATGGTTTTTGGTATAGGGATCTTTCAAATCCTTATTCATTGGTAACACCTAATAAAGAAGGTGATTTTAGAGATTTCATGGGAGTAATTCTAACAGTTCCTTATGAAGAGTTAAAACTCGTGTTAGATACTCATAGTAAATTGAAAGATAAATATGACATTTTGGTAAATTATTTTAAAATGAAATATCAGATTGATCTTGTTGCTATAGGGAATAAACAGTTTAAATAATTAAGAATGAATGTAAGGACAGGAATACTAATCTTTGCCGGTTTATTATTGGCAAAGACTAGTGAAGCTCAGTTGTTTGGCAAAAAGTTAGGAGAGTTAGGTCCCGTGACAACCAAACAAGATTCGGCGGTAGGAGCCAGTAGTTATGCCGATATTTTAAAAGATGCGGAGGTGCATGAAGGGATGTTTAAAATATTCAAGAAAAAACAGAAGGTGTATTTTGAAATACCTCAAAGTTTGTTGAATAAGGATATGTTGCTTTCTTCACGGGTAACCGCTACAAGTAATAATACCGATGTGTCGGGAGGAGAGATGCCTCTTCATCCGTTATTGGTAAAATTTACACGGGATGAGGAACAAGTGTATCTACATCGATTGAGCCCGTTGAATCAATGTGACCCGATGTCTCCGATCTATCAATCATTGCAAAGAAATAATGTAGATCCGATAATGGAGGCTTTTAAAATAGTGTGTGGGAATGCTGATTCTACCGGGGTTGTGATTGATGTTTCTTTTTTCTTTTGTTCGGATCAGAAGGAATTAAGTCCTTTTAAGCCGCGAACTCCATTGAGCTTTATTCTTGGGGAGAATCCTTTGGAGGGTAGTTTCTCTAGTGATAAATCGACGATATTAGAGGTGAAATCATTTCCTTTAAATCTGAATATTAAAAGTCGGTTAGTGTATACCGTTGATGATTATCCTTTTACGGCTATTATGACTCGTTCGATCATTCTGTTACCGGATAAGCCTATGAGACCACGTATATCTGATGTCCGAATCGGGTATTTTCCGTTACGAAAACATATTTATACGGAAAAGGTGGACGAGTTGAAAAAAGTAGATTATATCCAACGATGGCGAATCGAGCCTAAAGATGAGGATGTGGAGCGCTATCGTAATGGAGAACTGGTGGAACCGAAGAAGCCGATCGTATGGTACGTAGATCCTGCTATTCCTGAGCGATGGAGAAAATACATTAAATTGGGGGTTGAAGATTGGCAAGCGGCCTTTGAAGAAATCGGTTTTAAGAATGCGATAGTGGCTAAAGATTATCCAGCGGATGATCCAAATTTTGATCCGGATGACATTCGCTACTCGTGTTATCGTTATATCACGACAGAAACGGCAAATTCAATGGGGCCGGCTTGGATTGATCCTCGTTCGGGAGAAATCATACAGGCAGATGTATTGTTCTATCATAACGTGATAAAGTTGTTGCATAACTGGCAATTTGTTCAATTAGCCCAGGTTGATCCTAAGGTGAGGGAAAAGGTGTTTGACGAGGAAACGATGGGACGAGCATTGCGGTATGTGGCTGCTCATGAGATTGGTCATACGCTTGGGTTAATGCATAATATGGGGGCATCTTACGCCTATCCGGTAGATTCTTTACGTTCCGTGACGTTTACTCGGAAATATGGAACAACTCCTTCTATCATGGATTACGCTCGTTTTAATTATGTGGCGCAACCGGGAGACGAGGGGGTAAATTTACTTCCCCCACTTTTGGGAGTTTATGATAAATATGCCATAAAATGGGGGTATGCTCCTATTGCTGTCGAGAATCCAGAGGCAGAACGTCCAATTCTAAATAAATGGATACAAGAAAAACAGCATGATCCGATGTATCATTATGGACCTCAGCAGTTTTCTTTGTTTTCGATTGTTGATCCGTCTGCTTTATCCGAATCTTTAGGAGATGATTGTATGAAAGCTAATCGTTACGGGATTGAGAACTTGAAATATATTACGAGACATTTGTTAGAATGGACATATGATGAAGGAGAGACTTTTGATAAACCAGAAGAACTTTATCGGGAAATATTCAGCCAATACAGGAGGTATATTGAACATATCCTTGTTTATTTAGGAGGTGTTTATCTGGATGCTCCGGTTATGGGCGATCAAAAAAAAGCTTATAAATTCGTGAGCGAGGAAAAGCAAAGGGAAGCGTTGGCTTTTATATTAGAACAATTACGGGCATTTCCAGATTGGTATTGTCAACTTGAGATTGAACGAAATTTCTCATTTGGAAATACGAAAGTGGCCGAGTATATGGGATTGGTTGTTGGTTCTTTAACGTCAAGTGGTATATTATCAAATCTTTCTGTATGGGAAAAGCAGGATGGTAAAGATGCTTATACGCCAGTCGAGTATATGGACGACGTTTATAATTTAGTGATGGAACCGACGTTAAAACGTCGAGATCTTAATCATTATGAACGAGTGATGCAGTATAATTACATTTTGTCATTAATGATGGCCGAGGGAAAAGGAATTACGGGAGAGAAGGGGCGACGCTCGTTGATTGAAGGTGATCATGCTGATATATGTTCTTGTTCAACAATCCATTTACATGAACGTATGGCTATGAGTCCTGCTGACGGTTCTGATACGAGAATAGTGGCGAATGCTGTTTATCATTATGAGTTGGAAAAAGTTTATAAATTATTAAAACGAGTGATGAATTCGGGAGATCGGGATACACGGGCTCATTATCGTAATTTGTATTTCGAGGTATCGAAGTTTTTCGAGAATTAGAAATGAGGGCGAGATTGGTTGGAAAGTTAGATTTCCGGTCAATTTCGCTAATACAATCTTTCGTTGTCTATATAAAATAAAAGTCATACCTTTGAATATTATCTTAAAATCAAGTGTATGGGACGGTTATATGTATTAATTCTTTTCATTTGTTTGGTTTCGTCTGAGATTACAGCCCAATCGTATAATAAATTTTTGGACAAACTTTGTGATTACCAAGATAATGTTCGTTTAGAGGAAAAATTGGTTGGAGATAGGGAGTTTCGAGACATTGATACAAATACGTTTAATTTGAAAGATTATATGTCTATTTTCTCAAAGTTAATTCCTGAACCTAGGTATATTTTAGAGTATATCTACAATTATAGTTGGGATGGAGGGATTCCGTTGTTATATGCACGGCGGGATGATTTTGAAGAGGAAGAATATATTTCTACAGAAAGGGAAAGGATTCGGGTGCAGTGGGATTCGATAATGGACGTACGGGTTGAAAAAATTGAAAATGAAGATTGGGAAGAGGAGGAGAAAAATAAACGAATAGAGAGAATAAAACGAATGTGCATGTATATGAGTGAAGTAAGCGACGAACGCATTCTTCTTGAATTTGCATGGGACTCAGTGAATCATGCTGTTCGACATTTAATTCCGGAAGATAGTAAGATGGGATATTTTCAACTATTGATTTTTAAACTGTATAATAATAATTTTGCTTTATGGTGGCATGCAAACTATAGCTATCGTTTTCCTGTTTACAAGAAAGAACAAATTGAATTTTTGATCGAGAGGAACAGAAGGGAGGTTTTTAGTATTTGGTTTGATGAAAAAAAAATATTGCCTCTTTTAGAAGAAAATTTAGGTCCACGGATAAAAATGGAGCAACGCAGGTGTGTGATTACACTGTATGAATTTTATGCTGGTAGTGG from Butyricimonas virosa encodes the following:
- a CDS encoding SusC/RagA family TonB-linked outer membrane protein, translated to MMKFFMLFMLLTALQVNAVVKSQETLLNVNVARVSLVEVLKMIESKSDYTCLYSHEDVAKVDNLTVELKNATVREILDVCLKGTRLGYKIVDQTIVIRNLSEMEQKNGEIKQRTITGKVTDKSGAPLPGVTVMIKGLSVGTATDVTGSYKLAIPQEEKDFILQFSFVGMKTQEVKYVGKDTINVVLEEEVNTMDEVVITGYQRIDKRKNASSVISVKGSELQEGAAISIDNMLQGKLAGVNIINPTSTPGAAPKVRIRGASSISGNREPVWVVDGIILEDPVPISAEELNSLDNVNLIGNAIASINPEDIDRIDVLKDASATAIYGVKAANGVIVITTKKGKYGKPSVHYSGNVGISLRPSYNNLNRMNSKERIDVSKEIEERGLTFGIKPSNIGYEGALYDLYAKRITQEQFVDRVYDLEKVNTDWYDELFRTDVSHKHSLSISGGSEFVNYYFSAGYANTNAVVKGSDVESCNALLKLNLELSKKLNVGLSLRAYAATKKYLHGSIDPYGYAYNTSRAIPAYNEDGSYLFYNKTEGYETILNYNILNERDNTGRKIKNQTIDFMVDVNYKILSGLTFSGVFSLSKANTKDSEWANEKSYYITDLRGVNYGDELPTDRNFVETGCRLPYGGELKNDNTLSSTYTVRAGFNYFKRLHETHEIDVNVGSEARSVKYDGISTVQRGYLPDRGKKFVAINAAEWPLYNEWLMANPDVVVDRLTNVVSFYGTFTYTYDDRYTANFNIRTDGSNKFGQDKSTKFLPVWSAAVRWNIHNEMFFSNIQWMNLLALKGSYGVQGNVHSDQTPNLIVSMSGMDDVSKEYISSLNKLQNPYLKWEKTKSYNLALEFAFLNNRISGCAEYYLKKGEDQIITKRVSTVSGKRDVSINGGDVENKGWEFTLNGTPIKTKNFTWGLSLNMYQNYNKVTSKNQTQTYDYKDYLQGNLIMESKPLDGFYSYKFDGLDEEGLPKFKDIDEPDGISKEEMFAKAFAYSGKRVADFNGGFSTYFSFKGFTLNALFAFSVGKKVRLNNLYESTGQMLPLPQQNMSDEFVNRWRKGVNENTNIPALSDLSLAYSDMDRKYTISSNKWEMYNNADLRVVSGDFLRMRNISLSYNLPEHLYKRIGVSGVSLRLEAGNLWLWANKKLRGQDPEQMTLGSGTVPPTKSFTFGLNISL
- a CDS encoding RagB/SusD family nutrient uptake outer membrane protein; the encoded protein is MKKLIYIIIVVFFSSCENFLEESSQDLIIPKTVKDYSEFLFGEGYIRDNTSIHTYLDIMTDDVEEKANTWPIMQSDIRGDGYGYFCWQPNPEYRFTGALNADNAWETYYSKILIANNVIDLLDDAEGTQSDKDDLLGEAYFLRAYCYFILVNLYGEPYEKETADKALGIPFNYEHSVRERTYQRETLARSYELIEKDLKKSIQLLESTDYTKTVFRISKGAAYLLASRFYLYKKDYEQVIFYADKVLAVNSALYDIRTLTEEDYVFTKENPEIIWTYGDYEVNYLSAAYRGCFPVAMAFYNSFHANDVRKRTYVKDDWGDLIVGKGAANTGVYGFAFRTAEAYLNRAEANAELGHTDLALDDIEHLRKYRFEVEVPITVSTKTDVIQLVRQERRFELCFEQHRWFDLRRWDRPRIEHIYTTDMNSSQKVKFVLEENDKAYTLPLPVEVKEFDYNLENINRPERKGVIVQ
- a CDS encoding putative zinc-binding metallopeptidase, which produces MRTYKLLSLILVLGIGFSACYDEDAIHTTKGDIPYELKEGGDEVDQYIYKFYQENGSIIMVDYDTIDYQWNMSGLAKNVYLTKQEDRVVLMKGFSMLEKTFLNIYDTDFKKKYFPLKLLIGEQVGRMNWGVLEDNAALAGLSYLALGKIREGVENLSEEELRSIRESTNGVFWQEYLLQNGIIQVPESFYEVSKGYYQAFLEYLPENEGVTDVDVRDYGFWYRDLSNPYSLVTPNKEGDFRDFMGVILTVPYEELKLVLDTHSKLKDKYDILVNYFKMKYQIDLVAIGNKQFK
- a CDS encoding zinc-dependent metalloprotease; protein product: MNVRTGILIFAGLLLAKTSEAQLFGKKLGELGPVTTKQDSAVGASSYADILKDAEVHEGMFKIFKKKQKVYFEIPQSLLNKDMLLSSRVTATSNNTDVSGGEMPLHPLLVKFTRDEEQVYLHRLSPLNQCDPMSPIYQSLQRNNVDPIMEAFKIVCGNADSTGVVIDVSFFFCSDQKELSPFKPRTPLSFILGENPLEGSFSSDKSTILEVKSFPLNLNIKSRLVYTVDDYPFTAIMTRSIILLPDKPMRPRISDVRIGYFPLRKHIYTEKVDELKKVDYIQRWRIEPKDEDVERYRNGELVEPKKPIVWYVDPAIPERWRKYIKLGVEDWQAAFEEIGFKNAIVAKDYPADDPNFDPDDIRYSCYRYITTETANSMGPAWIDPRSGEIIQADVLFYHNVIKLLHNWQFVQLAQVDPKVREKVFDEETMGRALRYVAAHEIGHTLGLMHNMGASYAYPVDSLRSVTFTRKYGTTPSIMDYARFNYVAQPGDEGVNLLPPLLGVYDKYAIKWGYAPIAVENPEAERPILNKWIQEKQHDPMYHYGPQQFSLFSIVDPSALSESLGDDCMKANRYGIENLKYITRHLLEWTYDEGETFDKPEELYREIFSQYRRYIEHILVYLGGVYLDAPVMGDQKKAYKFVSEEKQREALAFILEQLRAFPDWYCQLEIERNFSFGNTKVAEYMGLVVGSLTSSGILSNLSVWEKQDGKDAYTPVEYMDDVYNLVMEPTLKRRDLNHYERVMQYNYILSLMMAEGKGITGEKGRRSLIEGDHADICSCSTIHLHERMAMSPADGSDTRIVANAVYHYELEKVYKLLKRVMNSGDRDTRAHYRNLYFEVSKFFEN